aatcctaaagatagatctatgggctttgacacgccccagtaagagaatttgaactgctttagtactacgattatatatatggggatattctagatgcatttgttaatatcggttaccaggtgttcaatcatataaatgatttttatgcagattgcatgttattgaaagatgaaatcttgtggtctattattacaatttgatatataggttaaacctataactcaccaacatttttgttgatgtttaaagcatgtttattctcaggtgattattaagagcttctgctgttgcttactaatttatggacaagagttggagtcagcatgcttgtataatattgtttaaaaactgcattcgaagacatatattgttgtgtaatatgattgtaaaccagtatgtaatggtcgtgtgaaaacgctatattttagattatcattatttgataatggtagtaatattttaaaggttatggtttgttttaaaaatcgaatgccgtctttgaaaaacgtctcatatagaggtcaaaaacctcgcaaagaaatcaattaatatgaaacgtttataatcaatatgaaccggATATTTCAAACATTACCAAGGGTACCAGAAGATTAAGCAACCTTTAAAACGTCACCAAATAAGTTAGCCACCTTGGTTGCACTCTAGACCGAAGCATACGACACCAGATCCATTATATTTCCAACCATGTCAATAAAAAGTATCAACGAGCGAGCTCCTAAAAGCAGGTCACGAGCACAGAATCCACATTTTAAGTAGCCAAAATACTGTTAAAACCAAATGCATAAGCGCATATTTGAATAGCCCCGATTCGTCCGAGCTTAGAAACGTCATTAATCAATGCCTTATTTTTAATCAAAGAAGCTTGAAGCTTTAGACTTGACAAAGGCATAGAGTCCACCACCAAAAGAGATAAGTCAAGCAGTTTCACCACAGTTTTATCCAGACCAATTCAACATCTCAACTTGGATACCAGAGAAATACGGGGCTGACCGGAGACTTTTATGTTAGCTCGACGGATTGGCCATCCCACAAAGATGGGCTATCCAAAATTCCATAAACCATTTCAGGTATCCACAACTAAATTATCAGAAGATGAATTGAAGAAGGTAATGAAACAGTACCAACGACTTTGCCCAAACTTGAACTCCTTCAAGGAACTGATCTTAATAAAGGTGGATTCAATCATATGACGGGAGCAAGTCTACTCCTGCCTTTCAACAAATAAAGAAAAGTCATCACCACTAGAATCGACCGTAAGGGTGAAGTCAGACCTAAAGTAGTCTATTATCTAAGCATCAGTTCAACATTTTCTTAAAAAAACTTAACAATAACTGAACTTTGCCAATGATTGTATTTGTAAACTTAAATTTTATTTATATGTGGGTTGAAGGTTGTAGCTATTGGTACCGCTGAGAAAAATGTTTTCAAATATTTTCAACACacaatcaatgaaaacaataaagaAATTGAACAGAAGAATATACATAGAATTACAAAAGTGAAGAAAAACATGACCTTAAAgagaaaaaatataataaaaaattaCAATCAAATAAACTAGTTTCTTAATTTAACTACATTCTTCAAATatcaataattatttttaatttttattaaatataagaaCAAACCCTAAATTTCAGGGTTTCTACGCAACGAACAAAGAGAGAGCGATTATGCCTAGATCGTTAAGCAACAACACTTTGATACCATGTTATTTTTCCTCAAACACAAGAAGTAAATTTACATTACCaaataattattatctaaaatGAGATATTCAAAATAGACGATGTTTAAACATGAATACAATGAGAACTATTGAAATAACACTCACAAAAGATTCACTCAGCATGACTGAGTGTTTCTAAACTCATAAATCTCCAAGGAGATGGTCTAAACACTCAAGATAATGAATTGGTTGTAAAAGAAATGTTGAACAAGAGAAATGAACAAAATAGAATGATAGAGTTTTAATAAACATTACACATAGAACCCTAACATCACACACACatatgtgtgtgtgagagagagagagaatagGAAAATAACACAAATAACCCCTAAAACTTCAATAAAGCACTCCACAACCTCCAACTCAATCACGGGAACACAACAATCTGTGAGCTTTAATATCAACATTTAAGTCCCTTTACTTTCACATATTCAACATTAGCCTAAAAACAATACTATCAATTAGAAAGAagcgaactatatatatatatatatatatatatatatatatatatatatatatatatatatatatatatatatatatatatatatatattaatcaagaGCAAAGCACTTTTTTGGGGAGAAGTAAATTTTTTCGTTTTTCTTAAAACAATTCTTCAAGCATTaaaatcacatgaaaatatgaacatttaaaaaagacaatttgtgataaatgttattattttggcgggaaaacgctcgaagaaataaatgataacattcattgcgatgaatgttttgcttctgagttcttttttagggtttagaaattaaggtttagaaattagaggttaaaaattagggtttagctattagggtttagaaattagggttttaggtttagaaattaggatttaggatttagaaattagggtttagattatatttttaacacgaacggcttagagtttaaagtttagggtttagggcttagggtttaaggCTTTGAGTTGAGAgactaaacccaaaaccttaaATCCTAGCTATTAagctattagggtttatatatatatatatatatatatatatatatatatatatatatatatatatatatatatatatatatatatataaaatgcatCAGATGTATGATAATATTTTCAAttgttaacatgtaataataatgttataatgaATGTTAGCAAACTAAATATATTATCATACATTTAATGTATGTTCAAGGTATGAAAATGTGTGACTTGTaattgtttgtatatatatgtgtgCGCGAGCTCATGTGTATATActtttaacttataaaacatatatatgtatatttaaaaaTGAAATTGATTTATACACGtataattttaacaaaaaatataaaacaaaCTCTAAGATTTACCTCTTCCTTTGTTGTAGACCATCATTCTTCTTCGCTGCAGGACGTGGACGATCTAAAGAACCCCTGATTACGGTCAAACAATATATCATAAAACAATATTATCATCACTAAacgaatatataaatataaatatataatcacatcaattaattttatgtttacgtataaattaataaaatttatgaACCAAAAGACCGAACAAAACATATACCTGCAAAATTGAGGAATTGTCCAGGACTCCTTGTACACATTAGTTGTTGTCTGATTCGCAAGCGATTTAGTGTATTTTTGCCAATCATTTAACATGACTCCAAGATCATGAACCTTGTTTTCTAAACCAACACAACAATTAGCATGCATTGTGCACACTTTAtttagatcttggctaggttgacaAAAGCCACCGAAGTAAGCCGTATCCAAAAACCGAATTTGTAATCCAATATCTTTCACGAAAGGGCTCAACTTGATCTTATTGAGAACGTCTTGATCATGACCTGAGTTAGTGAGTCTCGAGTCATACCAAAACTTGTAAAATTGAATTGTTTTGTTGCTTGCCTTCACATGCATAAAACCACTATTTGGGAGGTTTCTTAAGTCAAATGGATTTCCATTGAATTTGTCACATGATATTTGGATGTCAACATCCTTTTGAAACTGTAAAAATGGATCTCTAAACCACATTATATCCGCATCCTGAATATCAGTAACATATGTCAAACACAAAAGAATTCAAACGTACTTTGCTTCTAAAAGCTAGAATATTAACATTCAAAAGCATCAATTCTAATTAACATTTATTaacttttatttctttttattacaTTTGCTTCAACTTAACAACATATATTTTATTCTAGATAAAACGTTAGAATTCTTTCATATAAAGAATTTTAAGATTATTAAATTCAAAACTCATATATGTATCACACGAGTTTAAAACAAGGTTTAaaatttagtaattataataaagGAAAGAATGGTTATCTAAATGCCTTAAGAATTAAGGACATACAAGTCTGAATTTAGATTTGGAAATTTAGGATTTTGACTTAGATGGTCAACTTACGGTGATACTTTAGTATACGAGACTAACAGGGGAGGGTTGACCATTAATTTTAATTTAGATGATTAACTATTAAGAGTAACCTCTAATTCATTGATTAACTTTAAGAGTAACCATTAATCTAGATGATTGAAAGTAAACCTAAGACCTATTAAGAGTGcccattaattaagttattaagacTAACCATTGGTTTAGATGATTAAAAGTAACCATTAATTTAGCGATTAAGAGTAACCATGTGATGCTTGAGTGTACAAGACTAACATAAAACCGCAATTTGGGTGGTTTCTCAAGTCAAATAGTTTCCATTAGTTGAAGTTATCACTAGATATTGGTCGTGAAAAATGGATCTTTAAACCTCTGCAACTTGAGTATACAGAGACGGACATTTGTCAAACAAACAAATATGCAAACTTGTTGCTTTTAAAAACTATAATCCATATGAGTGTGTCATGGTATTAGAAAGTCAACTTATAGTTATACTTCAATGTAGGAGACTAACAGGGGAGGGTTAAccattcatttttatttattactatgaTGATTCAACCTTTTTACGTTAGTTCCACATGAGACATGAAGTTATAAGTACAACATATTTTTGCATCAAATTACCTATAATAGACTAATACTTAATGCGTAATTATGATGAATTTATCAAATTAGATAGTTAAaatatcacgttccatttaaaaatagTATGATGTAGCTAGGAATGGAGTACATACCGTGAACACGAAGCTATATCCTAAGTCAAGAACACGTTGTAAAAAATTTATTTTTTCCCATACTATTTTCAAATAATTTGCGGCCATAAAATACGCTTCCTCTGAAAAGTCTAAACCAGGGGTTTTAAGGTTGTAACAATGTGGATGCAACTTTAAGCAACGAGTGTATGCGTTTTCATCCAACGATACAACGACCAAGTGTTTGAGAAACCTTTCTGTTTGATTCCCGGTTCGAAAGCTCTCTAAAAGTAACTCGAACGTCCCATTTGGTGAGGCCCAAGCTTTGTTTATACTTGTTATTATAACTGTATTAGTATCCATTGCTGCAAGTTTTAGTATGCTTTTCAAGTCAGTTGAATTATCCTGTAGATCAGTAGATATTAATTAACAAGGGTAGAACATAGAAATAAAAAAGTATATGTGATCTCAAAACCTAATTTTGATTACACAATAAATTTTGAAAATTGTCAAATAACTCCCTTAATTAATTTATTAACCAATAAatgaatgaatatataataaaagcTAGTACCCATAAtttgcaacaaaaaaaaaaaataataataataataattgttttttAGATAAAATAGTCAAATTACAAAGAACAATATAGCACAAAGCATGTTTACTCGGTGAAAAACACATTATCCCTTCAATCAAGGTTGCTCTAAATTCTCTAAAAAAGAATCCTTAAGAAAAATGTTAAACTGGCAAAAGATACAAAGAAACAAACAGTTTATATGTGCATAATTACCGAATTTGTACGATAGTCTCCGGCATTGATAGCATTGTAGAAGCTATAAAACGGAAAGGCAATAGAAGAGTTAAAAATAAACAAACATGCAAGGGCCACTGTGACAAAGATAACCACCATCTTCCGAGTTTTGTTGAGCGGATGCAGATGGCGGTGGTTGAACTCCGGTGACAACGATGGTGGTTTATCCTTTTGATCTCCATTGGCCACCATGTTGTTGCTGCTACTAGCTTGAGCCATTGTAAGATATGCTGTAACTAACTTGTTCTTGTACGTGAGTTCTTTACTCGTATGCATGtggatatatatacatacacaattACTTAGTATAAGTTAATTACAATAATAGTCCCTAAATTTTGCTTTTTTCTATTTATTAAAATGACATAAATAACTTTAGGGATTTGACGGGGAAACGATCTAAAAAACGAATTGAAATCAAACATAATAAACGCAATTGAGTAATCGCATCACACtaacaaaaaaaaattgaatacTTGCCAAAGAGATGGAGTAGTAATTTCATTACCAAAGAAAAGATAATAAACCAAATTTTGGTCGTACCATGCCCAAATTCATTCAAAACGACACCAACAAAGCAAAATGCATTTCCACCCCTCCAACATTTAGCAAACATACATTTCCACCCCTCAAAATAAGGCTACAAAATGTAACATCACTATTTTATTAAAAGAAATTAAACAAAACCCACCCAAATTTTTAGCCGACCGTATCTTCTTACTCGTCGCGAGTTAAATTTCTCCGACGTCACCATTcaattcgaaataattttacgaacatgaCGCAACTAGTTATATgcgaaacggacgctttttaaaaaatacTAAATATTTCGGGCCAAATTTTTAACGGGACGTGCATCCGCtcgtcgcgagttaaatttttctgacgtcaccgttcaactcgaaattattttaagaacacaacgcaactaactatacgcgaaacagacgtttttaaaaaaaatttctaaCCATTTCGGACtatcgttcatatatatatatatatatatatatatatatatatatatatatatatatatatatatatatatatatatatatatatatatatatatatatatatatatatatatatatatatatgcacgtaTAATAAACAAATCAAAATATTTTCGGATTAATTTCCTTCCCTTTTTTTACGTGATCTTTTCCGGCGTTAAAAACATGCATGCTATTAGGTATACTATGTATTAACCACGTATATCCAAACACACTCGCGATAACACGTTTTTAATTCTGCAAACACATAACGAtacattaaatatgaatatgcaacccGAAAGGTCCCGCAGCATCGCGCAGGCCGATCCTACTAGTTAAGAACAAAACGACACAAGAAATTTTATGTGGCTATATTCGATATCAAAGAGTTTTATCAACGGATACTAACTAAAGATTTTCTTTTGTTGATTTAATGATCAAGTACGTGATTTAAAATGAGGATAAGTGAAGTTGTGATGTGCTCCAACGGgtggtggcctgcctcctttaggggaagtCAGAAGTtcaacccccgttggctacatattaatcaCTATTCAACGGGTGATTTAGTCCCCCTCGGATGATCTCAATCGTTCAAAAAAAAGTGAGGATAAGTTTTTCTATATAATTATTAGATTTGAACGAATAAAATTAAACATTTTTAAGGGCTAATGTGAAATATCAAACCATCTTAAGGTAGCCCATTGGGCCTCTGACATCCTTGAAAGAGGTCTCAGATTCGAATTTTGGGATGGCCAAGAAAGAGTTGAAAACCGCCAGAGAGTATTCTTGATGAGCTGCGTACAGTAGAGTATGGAAACTGATTACTCTCCCTTCTCGTATAACCCAAACCGAAAAACCTTACAgcttaatattaataaaaagagtagtaaaaaataaaaatataccaaGTCCCCACCGTTTTGGTCATC
This genomic window from Rutidosis leptorrhynchoides isolate AG116_Rl617_1_P2 chromosome 2, CSIRO_AGI_Rlap_v1, whole genome shotgun sequence contains:
- the LOC139888280 gene encoding uncharacterized protein At1g28695-like; this translates as MAQASSSNNMVANGDQKDKPPSLSPEFNHRHLHPLNKTRKMVVIFVTVALACLFIFNSSIAFPFYSFYNAINAGDYRTNSISTDLQDNSTDLKSILKLAAMDTNTVIITSINKAWASPNGTFELLLESFRTGNQTERFLKHLVVVSLDENAYTRCLKLHPHCYNLKTPGLDFSEEAYFMAANYLKIVWEKINFLQRVLDLGYSFVFTDADIMWFRDPFLQFQKDVDIQISCDKFNGNPFDLRNLPNSGFMHVKASNKTIQFYKFWYDSRLTNSGHDQDVLNKIKLSPFVKDIGLQIRFLDTAYFGGFCQPSQDLNKVCTMHANCCVGLENKVHDLGVMLNDWQKYTKSLANQTTTNVYKESWTIPQFCRGSLDRPRPAAKKNDGLQQRKSSGHYNVGSVFAFIKTMNVKQVHDTVEMDLEYEEISVCQAWVNELNVNTDLDSVLFDDFLPDIFTISNHNVIVEDDNDAHELQFESINANEASGSGSINSPILNFAFDKYNGKLFCSNKSTIGGAHIDFVSQHESCESHVPISLMLQFIQVCKMGPLKWAEITEKQEEELSKFGRRNFQFTGR